The nucleotide window CACCGCCATTCGCAGCGAAATCACCAGCACTGCCGAAGTGGTCCGCCGCCTGGAAGGCGACAGCGAGCGCATCGGCAAGGTACTGGAAGTGATTCGCGGCATCGCCGAGCAGACCAACCTGCTGGCGCTCAACGCGGCGATCGAAGCCGCCCGTGCGGGTGAGGCGGGACGCGGCTTCGCCGTGGTCGCCGACGAGGTTCGCACGCTGGCGCAGCGCACCGCCGAATCGACGGCCGAGATCCACCAGATCATCGACTCGGTCCAGACCGGCGCGCTCAACGCGGTACGCGCCATCGAAAGCGGCCAGCAGCGCAGCGAACAGGGCGTGGAGCAGGTCACCGAAGCCGGACGGATGCTGCAGAACATCACCGAGGCGGTCGAAGCCATCCGCGACATGAATCGCCAGATCGCCACGGCGGCCGAAGAGCAGACTGCGGTGGCCGAGGACATTTCCCGCAACCTCACCGAGATCACCTCGATCGCCACCACCAATCAGCAGCACGTCGAGCGCACCCAGGCAGCCAGCCAGAACCTGCACAACCTCTCGCTGCAGCTGAGCGACGTCACCCGCCGCCTGGCCGGCTGACTACAAGCCAGTCTACGGCGCCGCCGTGGCGCCGTTCAGGCGTGGCGCTCAGCCGCGCCCGCCCAGGCTCTGCGAGAGTCCGTAGAGCAACAGCAGCAGGTCGCCATCCGGCTGCAACGCCAGCTGCTGCGCCCGGGCTGCCGCCGCCGGCAACGGGCAGAAGTCGCGGCTTTCGCTGCTGCGTATCACGTTCGCCGTTGGTTCGCTCCAGGCCGCGCCGCACAACGAGGCGACGGTCAGCGCGCTGGCGAGGAACACTCCTCGAGCAATTTCCAGCTTCATCGCGCAAGCCCTTGATCTGAAGGAAGTCTACTGACCGTAGTACAGCCTTGGTCGGCCATCGCGCTTTGCGACAGACGGTCGCGAAGCGGCCGCCGCGCAACGGCATGCGTCTTCGCTGGCGGGAAAGTTCCGAGCAATAAAAAACCCCGCGCGAGGCGGGGTTTTTTTACAGCTTAAGGGGCCGGTCGGCTTACATCATGCCGCCCATGCCACCCATGCCGCCCATGTCCGGCATGGCCGGGGCCGGCTTGTCTTCCACGATCTCGGCAACCATCGCCTCGGTGGTGACCATCAGGCCGCCGATGGAGGCAGCAGCCTGCAGCGCGGAACGGGTCACCTTGGCCGGATCGAGGATACCCATCTCGATCATGTCACCGTAGGTGTCGGACGCGGCGTTGAAGCCGTAGTTGCCCGAACCCTGCTTGACCTTGTCGACCACCACGCTCGGCTCGCCACCGGCGTTGGCAACGATCTGACGCAGCGGAGCTTCGACGGCGCGACGCAGCAGCGCGATACCGACGTTCTGGTCTTCGTTGTCGCCCTTGAGCTCGGAGATGGCCTGCAGAGCGCGAACCAGCGCGACACCGCCGCCAGGTACCACGCCTTCTTCGACGGCTGCACGGGTGGCGTGCAGGGCGTCTTCGACGCGGGCCTTCTTCTCTTTCATCTCGACTTCGGTGCCCGCACCGACCTTGATCACGGCAACACCGCCGGCCAGCTTGGCCAGACGCTCTTGCAGCTTCTCCTTGTCGTAGTCGGAAGTGGTGTCTTCGACCTGCTTGCGGATCTGGGCAACGCGGGCTTCGATATCAGCCTGGGCGCCAGCGCCGTCGATGATGGTGGTGTTTTCCTTGTTCAGTACGACGCGCTTGGCGTTACCCAGGTGCTCCAGGGTAGCGGTTTCCAGGCTCAGGCCGACTTCTTCGGAAATCACGGTACCGCCGGTCAGGATGGCGATGTCCTGCAGCATGGCCTTGCGGCGATCGCCGAAGCCCGGGGCCTTGACCGCAGCAACCTTGACGATGCCGCGCATATTGTTGACCACCAGGGTAGCCAGGGCTTCGCCTTCGACGTCCTCGGCAACGATCAGCAGCGGACGACCGGACTTGGCAACGGCTTCCAGCACCGGCAGCAGTTCGCGGATGTTGCTGATCTTCTTGTCGACCAGCAGCAGCAGCGGGCTATCCAGCTCGGCAACCATGGTGTCCGGCTTGTTGATGAAGTACGGCGACAGGTAGCCGCGGTCGAACTGCATGCCTTCGACGACGGACAGTTCGTTCTCCAGACCCGAACCTTCTTCGACGGTGATCACGCCTTCCTTGCCTACGCGCTCCATGGCTTCGGCGATGATGTCACCGATGGAGGAGTCGGAGTTGGCGGAGATGGTGCCGACCTGGGCGATGGCCTTGGAGTCGGTGCACGGCTTGGCCAGGTTCTTCAGCTCGGCGACGATGGCGATGGTCGCCTTGTCGATGCCGCGCTTCAGGTCCATCGGGTTCATGCCGGCAGCGACGGCCTTCAGGCCTTCGTTGACGATGGCCTGAGCCAGAACGGTAGCGGTGGTGGTGCCGTCACCGGCCTCGTCGTTGGCCTTGGACGCAACGTCCTTGACCAGCTGAGCGCCCATGTTCTCGAAGCGATCCTTCAGCTCGATTTCCTTGGCGACGGAAACGCCGTCCTTGGTGATGGTCGGAGCACCGAAGCTCTTCTCCAGCACGACGTTGCGGCCTTTCGGGCCGAGGGTCGCCTTGACGGCGTCCGCCAGGACGTTCACGCCAACCAGCATCTTCTTGCGTGCGGAATCGCCGAATTTGACTTCTTTAGCAGCCATGTTGATTGATCCTCAATTCTTGAATTATCGATGGAGATTCGCGGGGTAATCAGGCTTCGACGACGGCGAGGATTTCGTTCTCGCTCATCACCAGCAGATCTTCGCCGTCGACCTTGACGGTGTTGCTGCCGGAGTACGGGCCGAACACCACCTTGTCACCGACCTTCACGGCCAGGGCGCGGACTTCGCCGTTGTCCAGAACGCGACCAGTGCCTACAGCGACGACTTCGCCACGGTTCGGCTTTTCGGCAGCGGAGCCCGGCAGGACGATGCCGCCTGCGGTCTTGGTTTCTTCTTCGCTGCGACGAATCACGACGCGGTCATGCAGAGGACGAAGCTTCATTGTCGATCTCTCCTAACTGAGTTGTTCCATGCCAATCCAGGTGATCGGCGGGTTGACGAATCCGGCGGTGCCGGTTGCGGCCCGCTACGCGAGCCGCAGAAGACGGACTGTCGAACACGACAGCGACCTTGCGGTGTCCGCTACATGCGGGCGTTCAAGAGCATTTCAAGGGGCGCGGATGAAATTTTCGTGGCAGAAAAACAGAACCGGCATGCCGAATGACATGCCGGAGGTGACACTCACTGATCGCGATCGCGGCGCTCCCATTCCCCTTCGATGACGTTCGGCCGTTGCGGACCGGAACGCGCCTGCAGGTCGTCGGCAAAGGCACGCTGACGGCGCACCTGCTCCTCGATTCGCCGGTTGACCAGACGGAAGAGGAAATTGCGACTCGGCGGAAACAGCACGATCAGCGCCAGCACGTCACTGATGAACCCCGGCAGGAACAGCAGACCGCCGCCCAGCGCCAGCATCAGCCCCTGCAGCATCTCGCGCTCGGGCAGCTCGCCGCGCGCCAGTCGCTCCCGCGCGCGCCAGGCAGTGGCGA belongs to Pseudomonas phenolilytica and includes:
- a CDS encoding FxsA family protein; the encoded protein is MRIFFLLFLLFPLAELYVLIKVGSSIGALATILLLVLSGIAGVLLMRLAGFATAWRARERLARGELPEREMLQGLMLALGGGLLFLPGFISDVLALIVLFPPSRNFLFRLVNRRIEEQVRRQRAFADDLQARSGPQRPNVIEGEWERRDRDQ
- the groL gene encoding chaperonin GroEL (60 kDa chaperone family; promotes refolding of misfolded polypeptides especially under stressful conditions; forms two stacked rings of heptamers to form a barrel-shaped 14mer; ends can be capped by GroES; misfolded proteins enter the barrel where they are refolded when GroES binds) yields the protein MAAKEVKFGDSARKKMLVGVNVLADAVKATLGPKGRNVVLEKSFGAPTITKDGVSVAKEIELKDRFENMGAQLVKDVASKANDEAGDGTTTATVLAQAIVNEGLKAVAAGMNPMDLKRGIDKATIAIVAELKNLAKPCTDSKAIAQVGTISANSDSSIGDIIAEAMERVGKEGVITVEEGSGLENELSVVEGMQFDRGYLSPYFINKPDTMVAELDSPLLLLVDKKISNIRELLPVLEAVAKSGRPLLIVAEDVEGEALATLVVNNMRGIVKVAAVKAPGFGDRRKAMLQDIAILTGGTVISEEVGLSLETATLEHLGNAKRVVLNKENTTIIDGAGAQADIEARVAQIRKQVEDTTSDYDKEKLQERLAKLAGGVAVIKVGAGTEVEMKEKKARVEDALHATRAAVEEGVVPGGGVALVRALQAISELKGDNEDQNVGIALLRRAVEAPLRQIVANAGGEPSVVVDKVKQGSGNYGFNAASDTYGDMIEMGILDPAKVTRSALQAAASIGGLMVTTEAMVAEIVEDKPAPAMPDMGGMGGMGGMM
- a CDS encoding co-chaperone GroES is translated as MKLRPLHDRVVIRRSEEETKTAGGIVLPGSAAEKPNRGEVVAVGTGRVLDNGEVRALAVKVGDKVVFGPYSGSNTVKVDGEDLLVMSENEILAVVEA